In Symmachiella dynata, the following are encoded in one genomic region:
- a CDS encoding DUF6580 family putative transport protein, with the protein MRADLSMRGETAAKTGVFLALVGLCAFVRLIPHPPNFTPVASAALFAGFFFNRRLVACAVPLLAVLVSDAVLGGYSRSVMIAVYAGHAFPVLLGMYFANRMTPLRIGGSAVIAAVVFFLGTNLAVWYNGILFERTAAGLVACYTAALPFFQHTLLGNLFWSATIFGAYGAANWLVSYLQQRNLQPVTIRKR; encoded by the coding sequence AGCCAAAACGGGGGTTTTTCTGGCATTGGTGGGATTGTGCGCCTTTGTGCGACTGATTCCCCACCCGCCGAATTTCACTCCCGTCGCCTCAGCGGCGCTGTTTGCCGGATTTTTCTTCAACCGCCGGCTGGTCGCCTGCGCCGTGCCACTGTTGGCCGTACTGGTCAGCGACGCAGTTTTAGGGGGGTATTCCCGGTCGGTGATGATCGCTGTCTATGCCGGACACGCCTTTCCCGTGCTGCTGGGCATGTATTTCGCGAATCGCATGACACCCCTGCGGATCGGTGGAAGTGCCGTCATCGCAGCTGTGGTGTTCTTTTTGGGCACAAATCTCGCTGTCTGGTACAACGGAATCCTGTTCGAACGGACCGCCGCCGGGCTGGTCGCCTGTTACACAGCGGCTTTGCCGTTCTTCCAACACACGCTGCTGGGCAACTTGTTCTGGTCCGCCACGATTTTTGGAGCGTATGGAGCCGCCAATTGGCTGGTTTCGTACCTTCAGCAGCGCAATCTGCAACCGGTCACCATTCGCAAAAGGTAA
- a CDS encoding YybH family protein: protein MKNTQALVPLFLLPVLMSIGCSQVTAQENSPGNDAKKQPAAVENYDGDASAENELAAIRQAAKKFVDAFNHKKAKALAALWTENGDYIDESGQVFTGRAAIEQEYRAFFKQHKDVKMKLAIDSLRLLSPDAAIEDGRIILDPLPAGAPAISKYTTVHVKVDGKWLMSTVRDIRVETASAYRNLADLDWLIGTWTAEEHGVKAEFVCRWIANKSFVERRYTVTHPDKSSNSGVEIIGYNPQNGHIQSWHFHSDGGHAVGVWSPLKNGWQSEVHGISGAGESTSAVNLLVPLDDGAYVWQSISRSSGGTELPDTGEVILRRVTAK, encoded by the coding sequence ATGAAAAACACGCAAGCGTTGGTCCCGCTGTTCCTGCTCCCTGTCTTGATGAGCATTGGCTGCTCTCAGGTGACCGCACAAGAGAATTCGCCGGGCAATGATGCCAAAAAGCAACCTGCCGCTGTCGAAAACTACGACGGTGATGCCTCTGCCGAGAATGAACTGGCGGCGATTCGTCAGGCCGCTAAAAAATTCGTTGACGCCTTCAATCACAAAAAAGCCAAGGCGCTGGCAGCTCTGTGGACGGAGAACGGCGACTACATTGACGAGAGTGGCCAAGTTTTCACCGGGCGGGCGGCGATCGAACAGGAATACCGCGCGTTCTTCAAGCAGCACAAAGACGTCAAAATGAAGTTGGCGATCGATTCGCTACGCCTGCTCAGCCCCGATGCGGCAATCGAGGATGGGCGCATCATCCTCGATCCACTCCCAGCCGGGGCTCCGGCAATCAGCAAGTACACAACGGTTCACGTCAAGGTGGACGGAAAATGGTTGATGTCGACCGTGCGTGACATTCGTGTCGAAACCGCCTCAGCCTACCGCAATTTGGCCGATCTGGACTGGCTCATCGGCACTTGGACGGCTGAAGAACATGGTGTCAAAGCCGAGTTCGTTTGCCGCTGGATCGCCAACAAAAGCTTTGTCGAACGCCGCTACACAGTGACTCATCCCGACAAATCTTCGAATTCCGGTGTGGAGATCATCGGCTACAACCCACAAAACGGACACATTCAATCCTGGCACTTCCATTCCGACGGCGGACATGCCGTCGGCGTTTGGTCGCCGCTCAAAAACGGCTGGCAATCGGAAGTTCATGGAATTTCAGGCGCTGGCGAAAGCACTTCGGCGGTCAACCTGTTGGTACCACTCGACGACGGGGCTTATGTCTGGCAATCCATCAGCCGTAGCTCGGGCGGTACTGAACTGCCCGATACTGGTGAAGTGATCCTCCGACGCGTCACGGCGAAATAA
- a CDS encoding NAD(P)H-binding protein encodes MDETENKTGPLVLLTGATGYVGSRLVPLLEQREVALRCLARSPDKLRPNVSASTEVVQGDVLDKTSLDAALAGVETAYYLVHLMASSTDFEENDREAAENFGAAAKQAGVKRIVYLGGLGDDTDPKLSPHLRSRHEVGEILRISGVETIEFRASVVVGAGSLSFDMIRSLTDRLPVMLCPRWLATPTQPIAVDDVLAYLLAALDLPPGESRIFEIGGTDIVTYGDLIREYVRQQELHRLLISVPVLTPYLSSLWLGLVTPATAEVGRHLIEGLKNPTIVRDKTALDVFDVRPVGTGEAIRRALKSGDSHSKAERT; translated from the coding sequence TTGGATGAGACCGAAAACAAAACAGGGCCACTCGTCCTTTTGACGGGAGCGACGGGTTATGTCGGCAGTCGGCTGGTGCCGTTGTTGGAACAGCGAGAAGTCGCACTGCGCTGCCTCGCACGAAGTCCCGACAAACTCCGGCCCAATGTTTCAGCATCAACCGAAGTTGTCCAAGGCGACGTACTGGACAAGACGTCTCTTGATGCTGCACTGGCAGGGGTTGAAACCGCTTACTACCTCGTCCATCTGATGGCCTCCTCCACCGACTTTGAGGAGAATGATCGTGAAGCGGCAGAGAATTTTGGTGCCGCTGCCAAGCAAGCGGGCGTGAAAAGGATCGTCTATCTGGGCGGGTTGGGTGATGACACCGATCCCAAACTGTCGCCGCACCTGCGCAGTCGGCACGAGGTGGGGGAGATTCTGCGAATATCGGGAGTAGAAACGATCGAGTTTCGGGCCTCGGTCGTTGTGGGGGCCGGCAGCCTCTCCTTCGACATGATCCGCTCCCTCACAGACCGTCTGCCTGTGATGCTCTGCCCCCGCTGGCTGGCGACTCCGACCCAACCCATCGCTGTCGATGATGTGTTGGCTTACTTGTTGGCGGCCCTAGATTTGCCGCCGGGTGAAAGCCGAATTTTCGAGATTGGTGGCACCGACATTGTCACGTATGGAGATTTGATTCGTGAATACGTCCGGCAACAAGAACTCCACCGTTTGTTGATCTCTGTTCCCGTACTCACGCCGTATTTGTCGAGCCTATGGCTGGGGCTGGTCACCCCGGCGACTGCCGAGGTGGGCCGTCATCTGATTGAGGGGCTCAAGAACCCAACAATCGTGCGGGATAAAACGGCACTGGACGTATTTGATGTTCGTCCCGTGGGAACAGGAGAGGCGATTCGAAGAGCTTTGAAAAGCGGTGACTCTCATTCAAAAGCGGAGCGGACATGA